In Chloroflexota bacterium, the genomic stretch TATGGCCATCAAGAAGGTATCCGAGTACAAAGGGTTGGTCTATGGCCTTGACAAACTGTTAGGGTTATAGAAAAAGATGAAAAAGTACCATGTTGCTATTGTGGGCGCTACTGGTTTAGTGGGCCAAGAGTTCATAAGAATTCTGGAACAGCGGCGTTTCCCTATGTCTTCGATCAGCCTCTACGCCTCAGACCGCTCAGTTGGCAAGAGACTCAAAGTGAACAATCAAGACATAGAAGTGAAGGAAACGGCGCCGGATTCTTTTGGAGGCATTGATATTGCGCTTTTCTCTGCCGGTGCCGACATCAGCCGACAGTTCTCTCCGCTGGCGGCGCGCGCTGGTGCTATCGTGGTTGACAACAGTGCTGCTTTTAGGATGGAGGCAGATGTGCCCCTGGTAGTGCCCGAGATCAATCCTGAGGATGTAAGGAACCATCATGGGATCATTGCCAACCCCAATTGCTCGACCATCCAAATGGTGGTAGCGTTATATCCGCTGCATAAGGTCAACCCTATAAAGCGAATAACTGTGGCTACCTACCAGTCTGTGTCAGGAACAGGCAGTGCTGCCATAGAGGAACTGCGTGTCCAATCCAGGGTCATCCTTGAT encodes the following:
- a CDS encoding aspartate-semialdehyde dehydrogenase, which produces MKKYHVAIVGATGLVGQEFIRILEQRRFPMSSISLYASDRSVGKRLKVNNQDIEVKETAPDSFGGIDIALFSAGADISRQFSPLAARAGAIVVDNSAAFRMEADVPLVVPEINPEDVRNHHGIIANPNCSTIQMVVALYPLHKVNPIKRITVATYQSVSGTGSAAIEELRVQSRVILDGGKATPEVYPYQIGFNLLPEIDVFLDNGYTKEEWKMVEETRKIMHAPDIAISATCVRVPVYVGHSEVVHAEFTRSMSVEEARHLLAQAPGVKVMDDPRTRLYPYPALAAGKDEVFVGRIRRDASHPNGLVLWIVSDNLRKGAALNAVQIAEELVHRDLA